In the Brevundimonas mediterranea genome, TGCTCGCCGGTGATGCCGGCGTAGGTGTCATATTCGTTGGCCGGGGGCGTATAGCCGCCGGTGGTCGAGTTCACCTCGCGGTGGCCGTGACGGGGGCTGGAGTCGTCCTCGACCCGGTCCCAGGCCAGACGGAAGAACAGGCTGTCGTTCGGCGTCCATTCGGCGCTGGCGCGATAGGCGGTGACGTCCTTGTCGTACTGGTCCTGGCCGGTGTTCAGGTTCTCGCCGTAGCCGTCGTGCTGATAGGTGGCGACCGCGCCGCCGATGGCGAAGGTATCACCCACCGGGACCGATCCGGACAGCAGGAAGTTGCGCTCATTGTACGAGCCCACCTCGGCCCGCGCCGTCAGGCTGGGATCGTCGCCCAGCCGCTTGGTGACGTATTTGATCGCACCGCCGATGGTGTTGCGGCCGTAGAGGGTGCCCTGCGGCCCGCGAAGCACCTCGATCCGCGAGATGTCGAAGATGTCCAGCACCGCGCCCTGGGGACGGGCCACATAGACGTCGTCGATATAGAGGCCGACGCCGGGCTCGAAGCCCCACAGCGGATCCTGCTGGCCCACGCCGCGGATGAAGCTGATCAGGGTCGAGTTGGAGCCGCGGGCGATCTGCACCGTGGCGTTCGGCGTCTGCTGCTGCAGGGCCGTGATATTGGTCGCGCCGGTCTGTTCCAGCCGCTCGGCGCTGAGGGCCGAGACCGCGACCGGCACGTCCTTCAGCTGTTCGTCGCGCCGACGGGCGGTGACGACGATGTCCTCGACCATATTGGCCTGCCCTGCATTGGCCGCCTGGGCCGCCGCCTCGGCGTCCTGGGCCGTGGAAGCCCCCGCCAGCACGCCCCAAGCCGCGCCGGCCAGCAGCGCGCACTTCACATGATGTCTCATGATCCTACCCCTTTGGTTGTCGTTTCCAGCCCGTTGACGCTTTTATTCAGCGTTCAATGATTTTCCTGAACCTGACCCGGTTTCCGCCGTCTGTCAAACCCTCCCCCTTCCCCGCGTCACCGCGCCGCCGCTTCGATCCGGGGCGTGGCGCCGTTGCACCGGTGCGAACGCCCGCCTAGCCTCCCGATCATGAGCAAGCCCGCCGCGTCGCCCCCCGCCGTCCGTTCCATCGCCGCCGCGCGCCGCAAGTCGGCCGTTGGCGCCCCTTCGGCTCAGGGGCCCGGCCGACGCGGCCGTCCGCCCAAGGCCCAGGCCAAGGCCGCCGGCGAGACGCGCGACCTGATCCTGGACGCGGCCGAGGACCTGTTCTCCAAACACGGCTTCTACGGCGTCACCATCCGCGAGGTGGCGCGCGAGGCGGGCGTGGACACCGCACTTGTCCATTACTATTTCGGGGCCAAGCGCGACCTGTTCGACGCCGTCTTCTTGCGCCGGGCCGAGGTCTGGAACGACGACCGCGTCGCCGCCATTGATCGTTACGCCGAGGCCGCCGGGCCGGACATGACCCTGGAGGGCCTGCTCGAGGCCTTCCTGCGCCCCCCGTTCGAATGGTCGCTGAAAGGCGGGCCGGGCTGGAAACACTATGCCGCCCTGGTGGCCCAGACCAACGCCAACCCCACCTTCGGGGGCGAGACCATGGCCCGCTATTTCGACCCCGCCATCCGTCGTCTGATCGAGCTGATCGCCGTGGTCCTGCCGGACGCCAGCGAGGTGGACCTGTACTGGGGCTATCACAATCTGTCGGGCGCCCTGACCCTGACCCTGGGCGAGACGGGCCGTCTGGACCGGCTGTCGGGCGGCCTGGCCCGATCCGGGGACCTGGAGACGGCCGGCGACTACATGGTTCGCTTCGCCGCCGCCGGCTTCCGCGCCGTCGTCGGCATGTCGCCCCGCTAGCTGAAGAAGATCGCCCACATCAGCCGTCCGGGCAGGAAGGTCAGCGCGCCGGCGACGATCAGCCCGCCCACGAACATGCCCGTCATCGCCCGCCGGTGCGCCTGCACCCGATGACGCCGCGCGGCATGGACCGCCATCGGCAGGCTCACCACCGTCCAGCCGCTGATCAGATGGATGAACGACAGGCCGGCCGGCCCGTCGGGGTTGATCGTGTGGATGAAGAACGAGCTGACCGCCGTCGTCCCCATGGCCAGCACCCAGATCCAGCCCAGCGCCCGGTGCAGCCGCGTCCCCTTGATCCCCGCCAGCAGCACGATGCCGATGGCCAGGGCGGTCAGGGCCGCCGCCACATGGATCTGGATCGCGGTCGGCGCCGCCGCCAGCAGGCCGAAGTCCGGCGCGCGCAAACTGAACCCGAGCAGGGCGATCCGCCCCCCGTCCGCCGCCAG is a window encoding:
- a CDS encoding DUF2306 domain-containing protein is translated as MSRFARFAPSIAALVLLGVPIVAYLAADGGRIALLGFSLRAPDFGLLAAAPTAIQIHVAAALTALAIGIVLLAGIKGTRLHRALGWIWVLAMGTTAVSSFFIHTINPDGPAGLSFIHLISGWTVVSLPMAVHAARRHRVQAHRRAMTGMFVGGLIVAGALTFLPGRLMWAIFFS
- a CDS encoding TetR/AcrR family transcriptional regulator is translated as MSKPAASPPAVRSIAAARRKSAVGAPSAQGPGRRGRPPKAQAKAAGETRDLILDAAEDLFSKHGFYGVTIREVAREAGVDTALVHYYFGAKRDLFDAVFLRRAEVWNDDRVAAIDRYAEAAGPDMTLEGLLEAFLRPPFEWSLKGGPGWKHYAALVAQTNANPTFGGETMARYFDPAIRRLIELIAVVLPDASEVDLYWGYHNLSGALTLTLGETGRLDRLSGGLARSGDLETAGDYMVRFAAAGFRAVVGMSPR